The proteins below are encoded in one region of Flammeovirga kamogawensis:
- a CDS encoding HipA family kinase, translating into MTRYITPLREGGSLPAIVECDDGFEYVIKFRGAGQGVKALIAELLGGEMARQIGLNMPELVFIHLVDTFSKSEGDEEIQDLLKFSEGLNLGMSYLSGAITYDPLVSIAEPLAASKVVLLDSIITNIDRTHRNTNLLNWNKALWVIDHGASLYFHHSWDGWEDHSKRTFPMIKDHVLLKKATKLDEACTLLKSELTEEVINGIVNLLPEDWLSAKGIDAAPEERRTVYKQFLNTRIANLDQLTKEAKNAR; encoded by the coding sequence ATGACACGATATATTACACCATTACGTGAAGGAGGTTCTCTACCTGCAATAGTGGAATGTGATGACGGTTTTGAGTATGTCATAAAATTTAGGGGGGCAGGCCAAGGAGTAAAAGCATTAATTGCAGAACTTCTTGGAGGAGAAATGGCTCGTCAGATTGGTTTAAATATGCCAGAATTAGTGTTTATACATTTGGTAGATACTTTTAGTAAATCAGAAGGAGATGAGGAAATTCAAGATCTATTAAAGTTTTCAGAAGGTTTAAATTTAGGAATGAGCTATTTAAGCGGAGCAATTACTTATGATCCTCTTGTGTCTATTGCTGAGCCTCTGGCAGCCTCAAAAGTTGTATTGTTAGACAGTATCATCACAAACATTGATAGAACACATAGAAACACTAACCTTCTTAATTGGAATAAAGCACTATGGGTGATAGATCATGGAGCAAGTTTGTATTTTCATCACTCTTGGGATGGATGGGAAGATCATTCTAAAAGAACATTTCCTATGATAAAAGACCATGTCTTATTAAAGAAAGCAACTAAACTAGATGAAGCCTGTACTTTATTAAAATCAGAATTAACTGAAGAAGTTATAAATGGAATCGTAAATTTGTTGCCCGAAGATTGGTTGTCTGCCAAAGGTATAGATGCAGCCCCAGAGGAAAGAAGAACCGTTTACAAACAATTTTTGAATACGAGAATTGCTAATTTAGACCAACTTACAAAAGAGGCAAAAAATGCAAGATAA
- a CDS encoding GNAT family N-acetyltransferase, producing MNLVNVKKVTLRKLEFSDCSRMMDLVNNKNITKNLLDRFPIPFTFKHAHRFIENAKTTKLATVFGIEYKGEYVGNIELMHGQDVYRKGATLGYFIGEEYWNRGIASAAVKMMIDYSFKYLDFIKINALVFDKNIASQKVLEKSGFKVEGILRKAVYKNDEYLNEIHYAIFLDNYS from the coding sequence ATGAACCTTGTAAACGTAAAAAAAGTTACATTACGGAAACTAGAATTTTCGGATTGCAGCCGTATGATGGATTTAGTGAATAATAAGAATATTACTAAAAACTTATTAGATAGATTTCCTATACCATTTACATTTAAGCATGCACACAGGTTTATAGAAAACGCTAAAACAACAAAACTTGCAACAGTTTTTGGTATTGAATATAAAGGTGAATATGTAGGTAATATCGAGTTGATGCATGGTCAGGATGTATATAGAAAAGGGGCAACATTAGGTTATTTTATTGGAGAAGAGTATTGGAATAGAGGTATAGCTTCTGCTGCAGTAAAAATGATGATTGATTATAGTTTTAAATATCTTGACTTTATAAAAATAAATGCCTTGGTCTTTGATAAAAACATAGCCTCACAAAAGGTTTTGGAGAAATCTGGGTTTAAAGTAGAAGGCATACTTAGAAAGGCAGTATATAAAAATGATGAATATTTGAATGAAATTCATTATGCTATTTTTTTAGATAATTATTCATAA